The proteins below come from a single Cricetulus griseus strain 17A/GY chromosome 6, alternate assembly CriGri-PICRH-1.0, whole genome shotgun sequence genomic window:
- the Tp53inp2 gene encoding tumor protein p53-inducible nuclear protein 2 isoform X2 yields the protein MFQRFTSLFFSTPSPPEDSNCPGAFVSEEDEVDGWLIIGLQEGPGLGPARLQSNPLEDLLIEHPSMSVYVTGSTIVLESGPPSPHPDAVLPEEDLSDGELAPARREPRALHHAAAAALPARAALLEKAGQVRRLQRARQRAERHALSAKVLQRQNRARESRSRKPKHQGSFIYQPCQRQFNY from the exons ATGTTCCAGCGCTTTACCAGCCTTTTCTTCAGCACTCCTTCGCCTCCTGAAGACTCCAACTGTCCTGGGGCCTTCGTCTCAGAGGAGGATGAAGTGGATGGCTGGCTCATCATTGGCCTGCAGG AGGGGCCCGGTCTTGGGCCCGCACGCCTCCAGAGCAACCCCCTGGAGGACCTCCTCATTGAACATCCCAGCATGTCCGTTTATGTCACCGGCAGCACCATAGTGCTGGAGTCTGGGCCGCCCTCCCCTCACCCTGATGCTGTCTTGCCTGAGGAGGATCTCAGTGATGG AGAGTTGGCGCCTGCCCGCCGGGAGCCCAGGGCTCTGCACCATGCAGCAGCTGCTGCTTTGCCTGCGCGAGCGGCGCTGCTGGAGAAGGCTGGCCAGGTGCGGAGGCTGCAGAGGGCCCGGCAGCGGGCAGAGCGCCACGCCTTGAGTGCTAAAGTGCTGCAACGGCAGAATCGCGCCCGGGAAAGTCGTTCACGGAAGCCCAAGCACCAGGGCAGCTTCATTTACCAGCCGTGCCAGCGCCAGTTCAACTACTGA
- the Tp53inp2 gene encoding tumor protein p53-inducible nuclear protein 2 isoform X1 has product MFQRFTSLFFSTPSPPEDSNCPGAFVSEEDEVDGWLIIGLQDSYTAPPNPGASPAPAGRPPPAPSLMDESWFVTPPACFTAEGPGLGPARLQSNPLEDLLIEHPSMSVYVTGSTIVLESGPPSPHPDAVLPEEDLSDGELAPARREPRALHHAAAAALPARAALLEKAGQVRRLQRARQRAERHALSAKVLQRQNRARESRSRKPKHQGSFIYQPCQRQFNY; this is encoded by the exons ATGTTCCAGCGCTTTACCAGCCTTTTCTTCAGCACTCCTTCGCCTCCTGAAGACTCCAACTGTCCTGGGGCCTTCGTCTCAGAGGAGGATGAAGTGGATGGCTGGCTCATCATTGGCCTGCAGG ACAGCTACACAGCTCCCCCAAACCCTGGGGCTTCTCCTGCTCCGGCAGGCCGCCCTCCACCCGCGCCCTCCTTGATGGACGAGAGCTGGTTTGTTACCCCTCCCGCCTGTTTTACTGCAGAGGGGCCCGGTCTTGGGCCCGCACGCCTCCAGAGCAACCCCCTGGAGGACCTCCTCATTGAACATCCCAGCATGTCCGTTTATGTCACCGGCAGCACCATAGTGCTGGAGTCTGGGCCGCCCTCCCCTCACCCTGATGCTGTCTTGCCTGAGGAGGATCTCAGTGATGG AGAGTTGGCGCCTGCCCGCCGGGAGCCCAGGGCTCTGCACCATGCAGCAGCTGCTGCTTTGCCTGCGCGAGCGGCGCTGCTGGAGAAGGCTGGCCAGGTGCGGAGGCTGCAGAGGGCCCGGCAGCGGGCAGAGCGCCACGCCTTGAGTGCTAAAGTGCTGCAACGGCAGAATCGCGCCCGGGAAAGTCGTTCACGGAAGCCCAAGCACCAGGGCAGCTTCATTTACCAGCCGTGCCAGCGCCAGTTCAACTACTGA